GGAATCCATAACCAAGACGGAGTGGAAACACCTAGAGCTTGTAGTGCACCGGGAAGGAAGACTCCAACAGACAAGTATATAAAGACTAATGCAGTTAAAGTGTAAAGTACATAAGCCCATCCTATAAAATAACCTATAGTTCTTCCTAATCCGGCAGAAATGAATGCATATATTCCGCCAGCGCTTTGGACATACCTACTTGTAATTGATAACCTGGTTGCATCTAGTAAAACTCCTAAAGTTGCAATTATAACTGCTAAAGGAAGTGAAGCATATGCATAAGCAGCGGCCCCAGTTAGTGTTACTAGACTAGCCATTGCAGGGGCAGCACCACCAATACCTTGAGCAACAACTTCTCTAAATGAAACTGTACCCTTAGCTAGCTCCTTGTTCTCTTTCATAAATCTAAGAGGACTCTGTCATCTTAAATCTCTTTCTTTAAAAGATAGAAATACGAGATTTAAATTTTTTAAAAATCAAACTTTATTAGAACAAATCAATATTTATGTCAAATATATTTTTTGGTAAATATGCTGTAACTATCCAATTGGGAACATCGACCACCTCACTAACCCTAAGATTTACCGCAACACTAGCCAAGATGTAAGCTTCTACCGGTGTCATGTATTTGGATAAAATAGAGATTATGCCCTTAATAGCTTTTTTAGCTGCATTCCACAAATTAGAATCAATACCGGGGTATGCTATATATTCATCATATTCCATCTCTTTTACTTTCTTAGCTATAAAGAGTGGTTGAGTTAAACCAATATTTTTAATTAACCTAACCTTCATTGTAACCTCCAGGGGGGCTTCTATTGCAGTTCCGCAAACTTCACCATCACCTTGGGCTAAGTGAGTGTCACCTATGGAAAGCAATGCTCCCTTTACAAATACTGGAAGGTATAATTTAGTGCCTATAGTTAAGTGCTTAATATCCATATTTCCTCCGTTTTCTCTAGGAGGTATGGTACTCAATTTTCCTCTATATGGTAATGCAGTACCTATTACGCCGGGGAAAGGATAGATTGGGACTTTAACATTTAAATCGCCAAACTTTGCATAGGCGTATTTTTCATCAACTTTCCATATTTTTAGGGCTGGACCTTGGAGATCTATAGGTGCAGTATATTGTTCGTCAGCAAGAAATCCGAATCCAGGAAGTACTCCAGTCCATCCCCACCCTTTATGTTTAAATTCTAAGAACTCGATCTCTAAAGCATCTCCCGGTTCTGCGTCTTTTACTTCTATTGGCCCAGTTAATGGGTGGATTTTAGAGAAATCTAATTTTAGGAGATCCTTTTCTGTAGATGAAGGAGTAACTTGTCCATCAGAGGCCTCTTTAGTTTCTACTGTTATAACATCCCCATCATTTATTGTCATAATTGGAGGTAAGGAGTTATCCCATTTATTATGTGTT
The sequence above is drawn from the Sulfurisphaera tokodaii str. 7 genome and encodes:
- a CDS encoding acetamidase/formamidase family protein → MQYTIHAITHNKWDNSLPPIMTINDGDVITVETKEASDGQVTPSSTEKDLLKLDFSKIHPLTGPIEVKDAEPGDALEIEFLEFKHKGWGWTGVLPGFGFLADEQYTAPIDLQGPALKIWKVDEKYAYAKFGDLNVKVPIYPFPGVIGTALPYRGKLSTIPPRENGGNMDIKHLTIGTKLYLPVFVKGALLSIGDTHLAQGDGEVCGTAIEAPLEVTMKVRLIKNIGLTQPLFIAKKVKEMEYDEYIAYPGIDSNLWNAAKKAIKGIISILSKYMTPVEAYILASVAVNLRVSEVVDVPNWIVTAYLPKNIFDINIDLF